The following are encoded together in the Thermomonas brevis genome:
- a CDS encoding cold-shock protein, protein MSDRQTGTVKWFNDAKGFGFITPESGPDVFVHFRSIQGTGFKSLQEGQKVSFKVVQGQKGLQADEVQAM, encoded by the coding sequence ATGTCTGATCGTCAGACCGGCACCGTCAAGTGGTTCAACGACGCCAAGGGCTTCGGCTTCATCACCCCGGAAAGCGGCCCGGACGTTTTCGTCCACTTCCGCTCGATCCAGGGCACCGGCTTCAAGTCCCTGCAGGAAGGCCAGAAGGTCTCCTTCAAGGTCGTGCAGGGCCAGAAGGGCCTGCAGGCCGACGAAGTGCAGGCGATGTAA
- a CDS encoding pseudouridine synthase — protein MRLNRHIADTGFCSRREADRLIAEGRVTVNGLRARVGAELGEGDEVRVDGNALAARTAAKGKRRHVYIALNKPVGITCTTESDVKGNIVDFVGHEQRIFPVGRLDKDSEGLILLTSNGDIVNRILRAENKLEKEYLVAVNHPVTPEFLRGMSRGVPVHGQMTLPCKTGKLGSQGFRIVLTQGLNRQIRLMAAHFGYRVKQLLRVRIGNVKLGRLKPGQWRNLTDAELRGLLPEHADW, from the coding sequence ATGCGCCTGAACCGACACATCGCCGACACCGGCTTCTGCTCCCGCCGCGAGGCCGACCGCCTGATCGCGGAGGGCCGGGTCACGGTCAACGGGCTGCGCGCCCGCGTCGGCGCCGAACTGGGCGAGGGTGACGAGGTGCGCGTCGACGGTAACGCGCTGGCCGCGCGCACCGCCGCCAAGGGCAAGCGCCGGCACGTCTACATCGCGCTGAACAAGCCGGTGGGCATCACCTGCACCACCGAGTCGGACGTGAAGGGCAACATCGTCGATTTCGTCGGCCACGAGCAGCGCATTTTCCCGGTCGGCCGGCTGGACAAGGATTCGGAAGGGCTGATCCTGCTGACCAGCAACGGCGACATCGTCAACCGGATCCTGCGCGCCGAGAACAAGCTGGAAAAGGAATACCTGGTGGCGGTGAACCACCCGGTCACCCCTGAGTTCCTGCGCGGAATGAGCCGCGGGGTGCCGGTGCACGGCCAGATGACCCTGCCGTGCAAGACAGGCAAGCTGGGCAGCCAGGGCTTCCGGATCGTGCTGACCCAGGGCCTGAACCGGCAGATCCGGCTGATGGCGGCGCATTTCGGCTACCGGGTGAAACAACTGCTGCGGGTGCGGATCGGCAACGTGAAGCTGGGCCGTCTGAAGCCTGGTCAGTGGCGCAACCTGACCGACGCGGAACTGCGCGGATTGCTGCCGGAACACGCCGATTGGTAA
- a CDS encoding GNAT family N-acetyltransferase: MSEILHEVPEQRFVTQAEGHAAHLDYVEDDGRLTITHTIVPREIGGRGIAGELVRAALDYARGAGLKVVPQCSYADVWMRRHPEFEALRA; the protein is encoded by the coding sequence ATGAGCGAGATCCTCCACGAAGTCCCCGAACAGCGGTTCGTCACCCAGGCCGAAGGCCACGCCGCGCACCTCGACTACGTCGAGGACGACGGCCGCCTGACCATCACCCACACCATCGTGCCGCGCGAGATCGGCGGCCGCGGCATCGCCGGCGAACTGGTGCGCGCCGCGCTGGACTACGCGCGCGGCGCCGGCCTCAAAGTGGTGCCGCAGTGTTCCTACGCCGATGTCTGGATGCGCCGGCATCCTGAGTTCGAGGCGCTGCGCGCCTGA
- a CDS encoding rhomboid family intramembrane serine protease encodes MLTYAIIAVTVLVSWRAFNDQRLLGRLILWPPAVQRNRQYDRLLTYGFVHADWTHLLFNMITLWSFGSVVERVFSQWITPLGFVLFYLSAIVVSILPTWIKHQRDPNYRSLGASGGVSAVLFAAILFDPWTKLIIFPIPLPIPAFLFAILYVGYSIWMDRRGGGNVNHSAHLWGAAYGVLFTVLLEPGVAGHFTRSLLG; translated from the coding sequence ATGCTCACCTACGCCATCATCGCCGTCACCGTGCTGGTGAGCTGGCGCGCCTTCAACGACCAGCGCCTGCTGGGCAGGCTGATCCTGTGGCCGCCCGCCGTGCAGCGCAACCGCCAGTACGACCGCCTGCTGACCTACGGCTTCGTCCACGCCGACTGGACCCACCTGCTGTTCAACATGATCACGCTGTGGTCGTTCGGCAGCGTGGTGGAGCGGGTGTTCTCGCAGTGGATCACGCCGCTCGGCTTCGTGCTGTTCTACCTGTCGGCGATCGTCGTCTCGATCCTGCCGACCTGGATCAAGCACCAGCGCGATCCCAACTACCGCAGTCTCGGCGCGTCCGGCGGCGTGTCGGCGGTGCTGTTCGCCGCGATCCTGTTCGATCCGTGGACGAAGCTCATCATCTTCCCGATCCCGCTGCCGATCCCGGCCTTCCTGTTCGCCATCCTCTACGTCGGCTACAGCATCTGGATGGACCGGCGCGGCGGCGGCAACGTCAACCACAGCGCCCACCTGTGGGGCGCGGCCTACGGCGTGCTGTTCACCGTGCTGCTGGAACCGGGCGTTGCCGGCCACTTCACGCGCAGCCTGCTGGGATAG